A genomic segment from Corylus avellana chromosome ca5, CavTom2PMs-1.0 encodes:
- the LOC132180500 gene encoding uncharacterized protein LOC132180500 has translation MESNSLELKVLSCKDLRAFNFFQKLSGYALVSIVSDDPNKKLERNQKQRTPADGEGDGNPEWNQEMQFDLNEISFEDCDHLFLHFDLRHQGVMFGDKSIGEVRVGFKDLTQESNLGAVRFVSYQVQASDGKPNGVLNFSYKVSGKIGTTTTPSSSSSHEIHYPTLELVQNLSEEQEPLSAPQYLQEYPSSHQTYYPPAAADAYYPPPPPPPHPLFPPRPPPMLHGACYHPRRPHLYPWAPEVYEFGGPGGGGSSDGGQPWSNGVRAGRYRPAPSYWNGR, from the coding sequence ATGGAATCCAACTCCTTAGAACTCAAAGTGTTGTCCTGCAAAGATCTGAGGGCATTCAATTTCTTCCAGAAACTCTCAGGTTATGCGCTTGTCTCAATAGTCAGTGATGATCCAAACAAAAAACTGGAGCGAAATCAGAAACAGAGGACTCCGGCTGACGGAGAAGGAGATGGGAATCCTGAATGGAATCAGGAGATGCAATTTGATTTGAATGAGATTTCATTTGAGGATTGTGACCACCtgtttcttcattttgatctgCGGCATCAAGGTGTTATGTTTGGAGACAAGAGCATCGGAGAAGTCCGCGTGGGCTTCAAGGATCTCACCCAAGAATCCAACTTGGGTGCTGTCCGGTTCGTGAGTTATCAGGTCCAGGCGAGTGACGGCAAACCCAATGGCGTTTTGAATTTCTCTTACAAGGTCAGTGGAAAAATAGGAACTACTACtactccttcttcttcttcttcgcaTGAGATTCATTATCCCACATTAGAACTAGTTCAAAATCTCTCCGAGGAACAGGAACCTTTATCTGCGCCACAATATTTACAAGAGTATCCGTCGTCCCATCAAACTTACTATCCCCCTGCAGCAGCAGATGCCTATTAtccaccaccgccaccaccgCCCCATCCCTTGTTTCCCCCACGGCCGCCTCCCATGCTGCATGGGGCGTGTTACCACCCTCGTCGTCCACATCTCTACCCATGGGCACCCGAGGTGTACGAATTTGGAGGCCCCGGTGGCGGCGGCTCATCTGATGGTGGACAGCCGTGGTCAAATGGTGTTAGAGCTGGAAGGTATCGGCCTGCTCCTTCTTACTGGAATGGCAGGTGA